A genomic window from Salvelinus alpinus chromosome 10, SLU_Salpinus.1, whole genome shotgun sequence includes:
- the LOC139531399 gene encoding tripartite motif-containing protein 16-like, giving the protein MNGTKQSCQEWAELIHSFEGSRSEVKELIRAQEKAQVSQADGLLEQLEQEIAELRRRNAELEQLSHTEDHIHFLQSYQSLSSPSVSSDLPSIVFHPQYFGDVNKAVSEVREKLEDFLKGEWTKIFTTVNSVDVLLPPEPKTREQFLQYSCQLTLDPNTAHHFLSLSEGNRKVTVVNAFNNLHPDHPDRFTDWWQVLCREGLSGRCYWEVECHHGTITAVSYKDISGIRMVNDSRFGYNDKSWGLECSGNGYSFRHNNVRTKVSGPQSSRVGVYLDHKAGILSFYSVSDTMSLLHTVRTTFTKPLFPGIWVGYTNNSAELCKL; this is encoded by the exons ATGAAcggaacgaaacagtcctgtcag GAGTGGGCTGAGCTGATCCACTCCTTTGAGGGAAGCCGTTCTGAGGTGAAGGAGCTGATCAGAGCCCAGGAGAAGGCTCAAGTGAGTCAAGCTGATGGACTCCTGGAGCAACTGGAGCAGGAGATAGCTGAGCTGAGGAGGAGAAACGCTGAGCTGGAGcagctctctcacacagaggatcACATCCATTTCCTCCAG agttatcagtctctctccagtcccaGTGTCTCTTCAGACTTACCCAGCATCGTTTTCCATCCTCAGTACTTTGGAGATGTGAATAAGGCTGTTTCTGAGGTCAGAGAGAAACTAGAAGACTTCCTTAAAGGAGAATGGACCAAGATCTTCACCACAG TGAATTCAGTGGATGTTTTACTGCCTCCAGAGCCCAAGACTAGAGAACAGTTCTTACAGT ATTCCTGTCagctcacactggacccaaacacagcacatcatttcctctctctgtctgagggaAACAGAAAGGTGACAGTTGTTAATGCTTTTAACAATCTACATCCTGACCATCCAGACAGATTCACTGATTGGTGGCAGGTCCTTtgtagagagggtctgtctggacgctgttactgggaggtggaGTGTCATCATGGGACTATTACAGCAGTCTCTTATAAAGACATAAGTGGAATACGGATGGTTAATGATTCCAGATTCGGATACAATGACAAGTCTTGGGGTTTAGAGTGCTCTGGTAATGGTTATAGTTTCAGACACAATAATGTTAGGACTAAAGTATCAGGCCCTCAGTCCTCCAGAGTAGGAGTGTACCTGGATCACAAGGCAGGTATTCTGTCCTTCTACAGCGTCTCTGACACAATGAGCCTCCTCCACACAGTCCGAACCACGTTCACTAAACCCCTCTTTCCTGGGATATGGGTTGGGTACACAAATAATTCTGCTGAGCTGTGTAAACTATAG